A genomic region of Pseudomonas migulae contains the following coding sequences:
- a CDS encoding zinc-dependent alcohol dehydrogenase family protein, whose protein sequence is MQVRAAVLRHMKVAPPYAQSKPIAIETIELAPPGPGEVLVRIRAAGLCHSDLSVINGDRPRPMPMALGHEAAGVVEALGDGVSDLEPGDHVVMVFMPSCGHCLPCAEGRPALCEPGAKANAAGTLINGSVRLSSAAGHVHHHLGVSAFAEYAVVSRNSVVKIDRDLPFVEAALFGCAVLTGVGAVVNTAQLRAGSTAVVIGLGGVGLAAVLGARAAGASRIIAVDLSPEKLALAKEVGASAVVNGADPDAVEQVRQLTGGGADYVFEMAGSIRALDNAMQMTKRGGMTVTAGLPPPGSTLPVNVVQLVGEERTLKGSYIGTCVPLRDIPRFIELYRDGRLPVDRLLSGRLKLDDINEGFDRLHDGSAVRQVIEF, encoded by the coding sequence ATGCAAGTCAGAGCTGCTGTTCTAAGACACATGAAAGTTGCGCCGCCGTACGCGCAAAGCAAGCCGATCGCGATTGAAACCATCGAGCTGGCGCCACCGGGGCCGGGCGAGGTGCTGGTGCGAATCCGCGCCGCGGGCCTGTGCCATTCCGACCTGTCGGTGATCAATGGCGACCGTCCGCGACCCATGCCCATGGCGCTCGGTCATGAAGCGGCGGGTGTGGTCGAAGCACTCGGTGACGGGGTCAGTGACCTTGAGCCGGGCGACCATGTGGTGATGGTGTTCATGCCCAGTTGCGGCCACTGCCTGCCGTGCGCTGAAGGTCGTCCGGCGCTGTGCGAGCCGGGGGCGAAAGCGAATGCGGCCGGCACGCTGATCAATGGCTCGGTGCGTTTGAGCAGCGCAGCCGGTCACGTCCATCACCATCTCGGCGTTTCGGCATTTGCCGAATACGCGGTGGTGTCGCGCAATTCGGTGGTGAAGATCGACCGCGATTTGCCGTTTGTCGAAGCCGCGCTGTTTGGTTGCGCGGTGTTGACAGGCGTCGGTGCGGTGGTCAACACCGCGCAGCTGCGGGCGGGCTCGACCGCCGTGGTGATCGGGCTGGGCGGTGTCGGCCTGGCAGCGGTGTTGGGGGCGAGGGCCGCCGGGGCGAGCAGAATCATCGCCGTCGACCTGTCACCCGAGAAGCTCGCACTGGCTAAAGAAGTCGGGGCCTCCGCAGTGGTCAATGGCGCCGACCCGGACGCCGTGGAGCAGGTGCGGCAATTGACCGGCGGTGGCGCCGACTATGTGTTCGAAATGGCCGGTTCGATCCGGGCGCTGGACAACGCCATGCAAATGACCAAACGCGGTGGCATGACCGTGACCGCCGGCCTGCCGCCACCCGGTTCCACGTTGCCGGTCAACGTCGTTCAACTGGTGGGCGAAGAGCGCACGCTCAAGGGCAGCTACATCGGCACCTGTGTGCCGCTGCGCGATATTCCGCGCTTCATCGAACTCTATCGTGATGGTCGCCTGCCGGTGGATCGGCTGCTCAGCGGCCGGCTGAAACTGGACGACATCAACGAAGGTTTCGACCGCTTGCACGATGGCAGCGCGGTCCGTCAGGTCATTGAATTTTGA
- a CDS encoding LacI family DNA-binding transcriptional regulator, whose product MADSNDQSRHPVTAHDVARLAGVSQSAVSRTFTKGASVSPKTRQKVEDAAAALGYRPNQWARSLIKRRSNLIGVVAPSMENPFYSAVLEALSAAFEGLGYRVLLFSTANHEDSDPVLEEVLGYRVEALILVSASLSSRFAQECKQTGLPVVLLNRRNDSSSISSVTSDNAQGSMEIAQFLVAGGHRQLAYIAGKESSSTSRDRERGFVDTLQCLGHPAPQREVGHYTFDGAMDATRRLLSSATPPDGIFCANDIMALGAINVAREEFGLAPGTDISIVGFDDIALAAWPVFSLTTYVQPVGDMVSRAVGIICAQLENPDTPAIQEVVRGRLIVRKSSKMPASGVKQAPDCLVWQPHD is encoded by the coding sequence ATGGCTGATTCCAACGACCAATCCCGGCATCCGGTCACCGCCCATGATGTGGCCAGGTTGGCGGGTGTCTCGCAGTCTGCGGTTTCGCGAACCTTCACCAAGGGCGCCAGTGTTTCGCCGAAGACGCGCCAGAAGGTAGAGGATGCGGCGGCGGCGCTGGGTTACCGCCCCAATCAGTGGGCACGCTCGTTGATCAAACGCCGATCCAACCTGATCGGCGTCGTCGCGCCCAGCATGGAGAACCCTTTTTATTCAGCGGTGCTGGAGGCCTTGTCGGCGGCGTTCGAAGGGCTCGGTTATCGGGTGCTGTTGTTCTCCACCGCGAATCATGAAGACTCCGATCCGGTGCTCGAAGAAGTACTGGGCTACCGCGTTGAAGCCCTGATTCTGGTATCGGCGAGCCTGTCTTCGCGTTTTGCCCAAGAGTGCAAGCAGACAGGTTTACCCGTCGTGCTGCTAAACCGTAGAAATGACAGCAGCAGCATTTCCAGCGTGACCAGTGACAACGCACAAGGCAGCATGGAAATTGCGCAATTCCTGGTGGCGGGTGGTCATCGTCAGCTGGCTTATATCGCCGGCAAGGAAAGCTCTTCAACCAGCCGCGACCGCGAAAGAGGGTTTGTCGACACGCTGCAATGTCTTGGTCATCCCGCGCCACAGCGCGAAGTGGGTCATTACACGTTTGACGGGGCCATGGACGCCACTCGCCGACTGCTGTCGAGCGCCACTCCACCGGACGGCATTTTTTGCGCGAATGACATCATGGCGTTGGGCGCCATCAACGTCGCTCGCGAGGAGTTCGGGCTCGCACCGGGCACCGACATTTCAATCGTCGGTTTCGATGACATCGCCCTGGCAGCCTGGCCCGTCTTTTCGTTGACCACTTACGTTCAACCGGTTGGCGACATGGTCAGTCGTGCGGTCGGCATCATCTGCGCGCAATTGGAAAACCCGGATACACCGGCGATTCAAGAGGTCGTTCGAGGGCGGTTGATCGTGCGCAAAAGCTCGAAGATGCCTGCGTCTGGCGTAAAGCAGGCGCCTGATTGCCTGGTCTGGCAACCGCACGACTAG
- a CDS encoding efflux RND transporter periplasmic adaptor subunit, with product MKSKLIKGAALSAISLALVAALSGCGPDHASSASATPSVTVSQPVKSVITDWDSFTGRFEATDSVEVRSRVSGYLEKVAFQDGAIVKKGDLLFVIDSRSFQAAVIQAQGKLAQVRSQLALAEQEFARANVLIESKTIARSLYDQRLQARQAAQAEVLSAEGALSAAKLDLEFTRITAPMTGRISRKLISEGNLVNGGNSSATLLTAIVSIDPIDIYFDIDEQSYLKYRRQANTAANQSQVRIALPGEVEPSMTGRMDFIDNRLDQSTGTLRQRARVSNQDLHLSPGQFGRVQFSSQAPYSALLLPDTAIGVDATRKVVYVLNAQNKVEVRPVTLGKLHDGLREIASGLQAQDRVIVDGLQRVRAGDTATAQERSLVQAAKATDNQEASL from the coding sequence ATCAAATCAAAGTTAATAAAAGGCGCGGCGTTGTCCGCGATCAGCCTTGCGCTGGTGGCTGCCTTGAGCGGTTGTGGCCCGGATCACGCCAGCAGCGCGTCGGCGACCCCGAGCGTCACGGTCAGCCAACCCGTCAAGTCGGTAATCACCGACTGGGACAGTTTTACCGGCCGCTTCGAGGCCACCGATTCAGTCGAAGTTCGTTCGCGGGTCAGCGGTTATCTTGAGAAAGTCGCGTTTCAGGACGGGGCCATCGTCAAGAAAGGCGACCTGCTGTTCGTGATTGATTCGCGCTCCTTCCAGGCTGCCGTGATCCAGGCGCAAGGCAAACTGGCACAGGTGCGCTCGCAACTGGCCCTCGCCGAGCAGGAGTTTGCCCGCGCCAACGTCCTGATCGAATCCAAAACCATTGCGCGCAGCCTCTATGACCAACGTTTGCAAGCGCGTCAGGCCGCGCAGGCCGAGGTCCTCAGTGCCGAAGGGGCGCTGAGCGCAGCGAAGCTGGACCTGGAATTCACCCGCATCACCGCGCCCATGACCGGGCGCATCAGCCGCAAGCTGATCAGCGAAGGAAACCTGGTCAACGGCGGTAACAGCAGCGCCACGTTGCTGACCGCCATCGTCTCGATTGACCCGATTGATATCTACTTCGATATCGACGAGCAGAGCTACCTCAAATACCGCCGCCAGGCGAACACTGCCGCCAATCAGAGTCAGGTGCGCATTGCCTTGCCCGGTGAAGTGGAGCCGAGCATGACCGGGCGCATGGACTTCATCGACAACCGCCTGGATCAGTCGACCGGGACCTTGCGTCAGCGGGCCCGCGTCAGTAACCAAGACCTGCATTTGAGCCCGGGGCAGTTTGGCCGGGTGCAGTTCTCCAGCCAGGCGCCTTACTCGGCACTGCTCCTGCCGGACACCGCTATCGGCGTCGATGCGACGCGCAAAGTCGTCTACGTGCTGAATGCGCAGAACAAGGTCGAAGTTCGCCCGGTGACGCTCGGCAAACTGCATGACGGTTTACGCGAAATCGCCAGCGGCTTGCAGGCGCAGGACCGGGTGATTGTCGATGGCCTGCAACGCGTGCGGGCCGGTGATACGGCGACGGCACAGGAGCGCTCGCTGGTCCAGGCCGCGAAAGCGACGGACAACCAGGAGGCTTCGCTATGA
- the gabD gene encoding NADP-dependent succinate-semialdehyde dehydrogenase, with protein MADTNFLATLDDPTLFREANFINGQWLEVGEGRSITVTNPATGKVLGRVPSFGATETAQAIAAAKRAQPAWRALTAKERAVKLRALFELMITHREDLAQIMTAEQGKPLAESRGEITYAASFIEWFAEEGKRVYGDTIASHSTTSRIIVQKEPIGVFAAITPWNFPAAMITRKAGPGWAAGCTGVLRPASQTPFSAIAIAVLAERAGLPAGVCNVITGPGSEIGGELTSSPDVRKLSFTGSTEVGATLLAQCAPTIKKTSMELGGNAPFIVFDDADLDAAVQGALASKYRNAGQTCVCANRLLVQDGIYDAFAAKLKTAVEALKVGNGFEDGVTIGPLIDDNAVRKAEEHVADAVERGASVLTGGERHPLGGSFYRPTILVNVPRESRVFREETFGPVAPLFRFSTEAQAIEMANDTEFGLAAYFYSRDIGRIMRVAEALECGIVGINEGLISTEVAPFGGVKSSGLGREGSKYGIEDYLEIKYLCLGGIDR; from the coding sequence ATGGCCGATACCAACTTCCTGGCAACACTCGACGATCCCACGTTGTTCCGTGAGGCGAACTTCATCAATGGCCAGTGGCTTGAGGTGGGCGAGGGACGCAGCATCACCGTGACCAACCCGGCCACCGGCAAGGTACTGGGGCGCGTGCCTTCATTTGGTGCCACTGAGACCGCCCAGGCCATCGCCGCCGCCAAACGTGCGCAACCGGCGTGGCGAGCGCTTACTGCCAAAGAGCGCGCGGTCAAACTGCGCGCCTTGTTCGAATTGATGATCACCCATCGCGAAGACCTCGCGCAAATCATGACCGCCGAACAAGGCAAGCCGCTGGCCGAAAGTCGTGGCGAGATCACCTACGCTGCGTCCTTCATTGAGTGGTTCGCCGAGGAGGGCAAGCGTGTTTATGGCGATACCATCGCCTCTCATTCAACGACCAGCCGCATCATCGTTCAGAAAGAACCCATCGGCGTGTTTGCCGCGATTACCCCGTGGAATTTCCCGGCGGCGATGATCACCCGCAAGGCCGGGCCAGGCTGGGCAGCGGGTTGCACCGGCGTGTTGCGTCCGGCCAGTCAGACACCGTTTTCGGCGATCGCGATTGCCGTGCTGGCCGAGCGCGCCGGCCTGCCTGCCGGCGTGTGCAATGTGATTACCGGACCGGGCAGTGAAATAGGTGGCGAGCTGACCTCCAGCCCGGATGTGCGCAAGCTGTCGTTCACCGGTAGCACCGAAGTCGGTGCCACGCTACTGGCGCAATGCGCACCCACCATCAAGAAGACCAGCATGGAGCTGGGTGGCAACGCGCCATTTATCGTGTTCGACGACGCCGATCTCGATGCCGCCGTGCAGGGCGCGTTGGCCTCCAAGTACCGCAACGCCGGGCAGACCTGTGTCTGCGCCAACCGCTTGCTGGTGCAGGACGGCATTTACGACGCCTTCGCCGCCAAACTGAAAACCGCCGTCGAAGCGCTGAAGGTCGGTAACGGGTTCGAGGACGGCGTGACGATCGGTCCGCTGATCGACGACAACGCTGTGCGCAAGGCCGAGGAGCATGTCGCCGATGCCGTCGAGCGCGGTGCGTCGGTCTTGACCGGTGGCGAGCGTCATCCGCTGGGTGGCAGCTTCTACCGGCCGACTATCCTGGTGAATGTACCGCGCGAATCGAGGGTGTTTCGTGAGGAAACCTTCGGCCCGGTGGCGCCGTTGTTCCGTTTCAGCACCGAGGCGCAAGCCATCGAGATGGCCAACGACACCGAGTTTGGTTTGGCTGCGTATTTCTACAGCCGCGATATCGGCCGGATCATGCGCGTGGCTGAAGCGCTGGAGTGCGGCATTGTCGGGATCAACGAAGGGCTGATCTCAACGGAAGTGGCGCCGTTTGGTGGGGTCAAATCGTCGGGACTTGGCCGTGAAGGTTCCAAGTACGGCATCGAGGATTATCTTGAGATCAAGTACCTTTGTCTGGGAGGTATTGATCGCTGA
- a CDS encoding efflux RND transporter permease subunit, which translates to MSLGRTSIEQPVLAIVLSIVLMIVGGLAYLVLPTSEYPDIAPPTVVVTATYPGASAQTVAETLAIPIEQEVNGVEDMLYMYSQATSDGSLNLTVTFKPGTDVDKAQVLVQNRVALATPRLPEPVQRSGVTVRKSSPTQLSTIFISSPKGTYDQLYVSNFAIRNVADVLKRIDGVGDINPLGAREYSMRIWLDPERVAAFNLTPADIIAAVRSQNTQVAGGVIAQPPVASQAFQPNLIFEGRLKEPADFDNIVLKSGTAGRLVRLKDVARTEIAGLAYVNNTYYLRNPAIGLQVLQRPGANALATMKVVEETMEKIGKEFPEGIEYSIGYNPTAFIADSIGELGKTIYEAVILVVLVIMIFLQGWRPSIIPILAIPVSLVGTFAVMAMLGYSVNNLTLFGLVLAVGIVVDNAIVVVENVERHLADGKNPLEATIVTMQEIGGALIAITLVLCAVFIPTAFIPGISGEFFRQFGVTIAVATAISLFNSVTLSPALAAMILRRHDPDAHQQPKTGVFGVLKRAADGFNRGFLKLSSSYAGSVRGLVARTPLMLAIYAVLIAATAYLLVSTPKGFIPVQDRGYLVVIVQLPDGASLERTNEISQQIEAIALDVPGVDRVPTFSGFSMVTGTSSSNSAGLAPVFQPWSERKVHGLTSDKIAEDLRERLKVVSGATVIVATPPPVQGLGSTGGFSMRLQDTAGLGTEALAKATDDLIAAANATQGMTGVYSPFSARTPQVFVELDRERAEMLGVPSSQINQAIETYFGSSYINDFNLVGRTYRVTAQADLPYRVTPEDLARVKVRNDAGQMVPIAGVTRLHEALGVERFPRYNLFPTAEINGDTLPGLGSEFGIKTMERLAEETLPAGITYQWTDLSYQQTTAGNMGLLVFPLCVIFVYLVLAAQYGSWSLPLAILLIVPMCLLAAAGGVRLMGLDINILTQIGFIVLVGLAAKNAILIVEVARQQEKEGQGIVDAVVEACRLRLRPILMTSLAFVLGVLPLVMSEGAGSEMRQAVGSAVFFGMIGVTLFGLLFTPVFYVLIRRLAGGERQVNAPTLHSEQGVAHE; encoded by the coding sequence ATGAGCCTGGGACGCACGTCCATCGAACAACCGGTATTGGCGATTGTGCTGTCCATTGTCCTGATGATTGTCGGTGGCCTGGCCTATCTGGTGCTGCCGACGTCCGAGTACCCGGACATCGCACCGCCCACGGTGGTGGTCACCGCGACCTATCCCGGCGCCTCGGCGCAGACGGTCGCCGAGACCCTGGCGATCCCCATCGAACAGGAGGTCAACGGCGTTGAAGACATGCTCTACATGTACAGCCAGGCGACATCCGATGGCAGCCTCAACCTGACCGTGACCTTCAAGCCCGGTACCGATGTCGACAAGGCGCAGGTCCTGGTGCAGAACCGCGTGGCGCTGGCCACGCCGCGTCTGCCGGAGCCGGTGCAGCGCAGTGGTGTGACGGTCCGCAAGTCCTCGCCGACGCAGCTGTCGACGATCTTCATCTCGTCACCCAAGGGCACTTACGATCAGCTGTACGTTTCCAACTTCGCGATCCGTAACGTCGCCGACGTGCTCAAGCGTATCGACGGTGTCGGCGACATCAACCCGTTGGGCGCGCGCGAGTATTCGATGCGCATCTGGCTCGACCCGGAGCGCGTGGCGGCTTTCAATCTGACGCCTGCTGACATCATCGCCGCGGTGCGTTCGCAGAACACGCAGGTGGCCGGTGGGGTCATCGCCCAGCCGCCGGTGGCGTCCCAGGCCTTTCAGCCGAACCTGATTTTCGAAGGGCGTCTGAAGGAACCCGCCGACTTCGACAACATCGTCCTCAAGTCGGGTACGGCGGGGCGCCTGGTGCGTCTCAAGGATGTGGCGCGCACGGAAATCGCCGGGCTGGCCTACGTCAACAACACCTATTACCTGCGCAACCCGGCCATCGGCCTGCAAGTGCTGCAACGTCCGGGCGCCAACGCGCTGGCGACGATGAAAGTGGTCGAAGAGACCATGGAAAAAATCGGCAAGGAGTTTCCCGAAGGCATCGAGTACAGCATCGGTTACAACCCGACGGCGTTCATCGCCGACAGTATCGGCGAGCTGGGCAAGACCATCTACGAGGCGGTGATCCTCGTGGTGCTGGTGATCATGATCTTCCTGCAGGGCTGGCGGCCATCGATCATTCCGATTCTGGCGATCCCGGTGTCGCTGGTGGGCACCTTTGCGGTCATGGCGATGCTCGGTTACTCGGTCAACAACCTGACGTTGTTCGGTCTGGTGCTGGCCGTGGGGATCGTGGTCGACAACGCCATCGTGGTGGTAGAGAACGTCGAGCGCCATCTGGCCGACGGCAAGAACCCGCTGGAAGCGACCATCGTGACCATGCAGGAAATCGGTGGTGCGTTGATCGCCATTACCCTGGTGTTGTGTGCGGTGTTCATTCCGACCGCGTTCATTCCCGGCATTTCCGGTGAGTTCTTCCGTCAGTTCGGGGTCACGATTGCAGTGGCCACGGCGATCTCGTTGTTCAACTCGGTGACCCTGTCGCCGGCCCTGGCGGCGATGATCCTGCGCCGACATGACCCCGACGCTCATCAACAGCCGAAAACAGGCGTCTTCGGCGTGCTTAAACGTGCGGCCGACGGCTTCAACCGTGGCTTCCTGAAACTCTCTTCGAGTTATGCCGGCAGCGTGCGCGGCCTGGTCGCCAGAACTCCTTTGATGCTGGCGATCTACGCGGTGCTGATTGCCGCGACCGCTTACCTGTTGGTGTCGACCCCGAAGGGTTTCATCCCGGTTCAGGATCGTGGCTACCTGGTGGTCATCGTGCAACTGCCCGATGGCGCTTCGCTGGAGCGGACCAACGAAATTTCGCAGCAGATCGAGGCGATTGCCCTGGATGTGCCGGGTGTGGACCGGGTACCGACGTTCTCCGGTTTCTCGATGGTGACGGGTACCAGTTCCTCGAACTCGGCCGGTCTGGCGCCGGTGTTCCAGCCGTGGTCCGAGCGAAAAGTGCACGGCCTGACCTCGGACAAAATCGCCGAAGACTTGCGTGAGCGCCTGAAAGTAGTCAGCGGTGCAACGGTGATTGTGGCCACGCCGCCACCGGTTCAAGGTCTGGGCAGTACGGGCGGTTTTTCCATGCGCCTGCAGGATACGGCTGGCCTGGGCACCGAAGCCCTGGCCAAAGCGACCGATGACTTGATTGCCGCCGCCAACGCCACCCAAGGCATGACCGGCGTGTACTCACCGTTCTCGGCCCGGACGCCACAGGTGTTCGTCGAGCTGGACCGCGAACGCGCAGAAATGCTCGGTGTACCCAGCAGCCAGATCAACCAGGCCATCGAGACTTACTTTGGCTCGTCCTATATCAACGACTTCAACCTGGTCGGGCGTACTTATCGGGTGACGGCACAGGCCGACTTGCCGTACCGGGTCACGCCGGAGGATCTGGCGCGGGTCAAGGTGCGCAACGATGCCGGGCAGATGGTCCCGATTGCCGGCGTAACGCGTCTGCATGAGGCGCTGGGAGTGGAGCGGTTCCCGCGCTACAACCTGTTCCCGACCGCAGAAATCAACGGCGACACCTTGCCTGGCCTGGGGTCGGAGTTCGGGATCAAGACCATGGAACGCCTCGCTGAGGAGACACTGCCGGCCGGCATCACTTATCAGTGGACCGATCTCAGTTACCAGCAGACCACTGCCGGCAACATGGGTCTTCTGGTGTTCCCGCTGTGTGTGATCTTTGTCTACCTGGTTTTGGCTGCGCAGTACGGCAGTTGGAGTCTTCCGCTGGCGATCCTGCTGATCGTGCCGATGTGTCTGTTGGCGGCCGCCGGAGGCGTGCGCCTGATGGGGCTCGACATCAACATCCTGACGCAGATCGGTTTCATCGTACTGGTCGGACTGGCGGCGAAGAACGCGATTCTGATCGTCGAAGTGGCGAGGCAGCAGGAGAAGGAAGGGCAGGGCATCGTCGATGCCGTGGTTGAGGCGTGTCGCCTGCGTCTGCGCCCGATCCTGATGACGTCGCTGGCATTTGTCCTGGGTGTATTGCCGTTGGTCATGTCCGAAGGCGCGGGTTCCGAAATGCGTCAGGCCGTCGGTTCGGCGGTGTTCTTCGGCATGATCGGCGTCACCTTGTTCGGTCTGTTGTTCACGCCGGTTTTCTATGTGTTGATCCGTCGCCTCGCGGGTGGCGAGCGTCAGGTCAACGCTCCTACCCTCCATTCTGAACAGGGCGTGGCCCATGAATAA